A single window of Streptomyces aquilus DNA harbors:
- a CDS encoding ArsR/SmtB family transcription factor, with protein MASKENRRIKDVGTLKALAHPLRANLYRLLSVARVATASQLADQVDEAVSLVSYHLRKLAEHGLIEEAEPQTGDGRERWWQPSSDGVSIRDADFRDAPEKAAAHTAATRLFHEQRADLYRRYLDERAAWGPEWNTACQDSESWLRLTPTELSELGEELLALARKYDEKGRAAEAAGDTEGRENVALHVYGFPFRV; from the coding sequence ATGGCAAGCAAGGAGAACCGCCGCATCAAGGATGTGGGGACGCTGAAGGCGCTGGCGCACCCCTTGCGGGCGAACCTGTACCGGCTGTTGTCCGTGGCCCGTGTGGCCACCGCCTCACAGCTCGCCGACCAGGTGGACGAGGCCGTGTCCCTGGTCAGCTACCACCTGCGCAAGCTCGCCGAGCACGGGCTGATCGAGGAGGCCGAGCCGCAGACCGGTGACGGCCGGGAACGCTGGTGGCAGCCGTCGTCGGACGGTGTGAGCATCCGCGACGCGGACTTCCGGGACGCCCCGGAGAAGGCCGCCGCGCACACCGCCGCCACCCGCCTCTTCCATGAGCAGCGCGCCGACCTCTACCGGCGCTACCTGGACGAGCGCGCGGCGTGGGGGCCCGAGTGGAACACGGCCTGCCAGGACTCGGAGTCCTGGCTGCGGCTGACCCCGACGGAACTGTCCGAGCTGGGCGAGGAGTTGCTGGCCCTCGCCAGGAAGTACGACGAGAAGGGCCGGGCCGCCGAGGCCGCCGGCGACACC
- the hisF gene encoding imidazole glycerol phosphate synthase subunit HisF, with translation MTLAVRVIPCLDVDNGRVVKGVNFQNLRDAGDPVEMAKVYDAEGADELTFLDITASSGNRETTYDVVRRTAEQVFIPLTVGGGVRTAEDVDKLLRAGADKVGVNTAAIARPDLIREIAERFGRQVLVLSVDARRTPEGTFEVTTHGGRKGTGIDAVEWAHRAAELGAGEILLNSMDADGTKDGYDLEMIAAVRKHVTVPVIASGGAGKLADFAPAIEAGADAVLAASVFHFGDLRIGEVKDALRGAGHPVR, from the coding sequence ATGACCCTGGCGGTCCGAGTCATCCCCTGCCTGGACGTGGACAACGGCCGGGTCGTCAAGGGCGTCAACTTCCAGAACCTGCGCGACGCGGGCGACCCGGTCGAGATGGCCAAGGTCTACGACGCCGAGGGCGCCGACGAGCTGACGTTCCTGGACATCACCGCGTCGTCCGGCAACCGCGAGACCACGTACGACGTGGTGCGCCGCACGGCCGAGCAGGTCTTCATCCCGCTCACGGTCGGCGGCGGTGTGCGGACCGCCGAGGACGTGGACAAGCTGCTGCGGGCCGGTGCGGACAAGGTGGGCGTCAACACGGCGGCCATCGCCCGTCCCGACCTGATCCGCGAGATCGCCGAGCGGTTCGGGCGCCAGGTGCTGGTGCTGTCGGTGGACGCGCGGCGCACTCCCGAAGGCACCTTCGAGGTCACCACCCACGGTGGCCGCAAGGGCACCGGCATCGACGCCGTCGAGTGGGCGCACCGGGCCGCCGAGCTGGGGGCGGGGGAGATCCTGCTCAACTCGATGGACGCGGACGGCACCAAGGACGGCTACGACCTGGAGATGATCGCCGCCGTCCGCAAGCACGTGACGGTTCCGGTGATCGCGTCCGGCGGCGCCGGCAAGCTCGCCGACTTCGCCCCGGCGATCGAGGCGGGGGCGGACGCGGTCCTGGCGGCGTCCGTGTTCCACTTCGGCGATCTGCGGATCGGCGAGGTGAAGGACGCGCTGCGGGGGGCCGGGCACCCGGTGAGGTGA
- a CDS encoding RidA family protein: protein MMTDAVRRVQSGSPWEESFGFARAVAVGDRVLVGGTTSFKGSVLYGEGDPYEQAKVAFGTAIEALGEFGLDAGSVIRTRMYLTHARDVDDVGRAHKELFDAVRPVSTLLVVEGFVDPRILVEVEVEAFRGAVNS from the coding sequence CTGATGACTGATGCCGTACGGCGGGTGCAGAGCGGAAGCCCCTGGGAGGAGTCCTTCGGTTTCGCACGCGCCGTCGCGGTGGGCGACCGGGTGCTGGTCGGGGGCACGACGTCCTTCAAGGGGTCGGTGCTGTACGGCGAGGGCGATCCGTACGAGCAGGCCAAGGTCGCCTTCGGTACGGCGATCGAGGCGCTCGGCGAGTTCGGCCTGGACGCCGGGTCCGTGATCCGTACGCGGATGTATCTGACCCATGCGCGGGACGTGGACGACGTGGGCCGCGCGCACAAGGAGCTCTTCGACGCGGTGCGTCCGGTCTCGACCCTCCTTGTCGTGGAGGGCTTCGTGGACCCGCGCATCCTCGTCGAAGTCGAAGTAGAGGCATTCAGAGGAGCCGTGAACTCATGA
- the priA gene encoding bifunctional 1-(5-phosphoribosyl)-5-((5-phosphoribosylamino)methylideneamino)imidazole-4-carboxamide isomerase/phosphoribosylanthranilate isomerase PriA: MPSKLVLLPAVDVRDGQAVRLVHGESGTETSYGSPLEAALAWQAAGAEWLHLVDLDAAFGTGDNRDLVRQVTEAMDIKVELSGGIRDDASLAAALATGCTRVNLGTAALESPEWVAKVIAEHGDRIAVGLDVRGTTLKGRGWTSEGGDLYEALERLDKEGCARYVVTDIAKDGTLQGPNLELLRNVCAATDRPVVASGGVSSLDDLRAIAELVPLGVEGSIVGKALYAKAFTLEEALEAVS, translated from the coding sequence ATGCCCTCGAAGCTTGTACTCCTTCCCGCCGTGGACGTCCGCGACGGCCAGGCGGTCCGCCTCGTGCACGGCGAGTCCGGTACGGAGACCTCGTACGGCTCCCCCCTGGAGGCCGCCCTCGCCTGGCAGGCGGCGGGCGCCGAGTGGCTGCACCTGGTCGACCTGGACGCCGCCTTCGGCACCGGCGACAACCGGGACCTGGTCCGCCAGGTCACCGAGGCCATGGACATCAAGGTGGAGCTGTCCGGCGGCATCCGCGACGACGCCTCCCTGGCCGCCGCGCTCGCCACCGGCTGCACCCGCGTGAACCTCGGCACCGCCGCCCTGGAGAGCCCGGAGTGGGTCGCCAAGGTCATCGCCGAGCACGGCGACAGGATCGCGGTCGGTCTCGACGTCCGCGGCACGACCCTCAAGGGCCGCGGCTGGACCAGCGAGGGCGGCGACCTCTACGAGGCGCTGGAGCGTCTCGACAAGGAGGGCTGCGCCCGGTACGTCGTCACCGACATCGCCAAGGACGGCACGCTCCAGGGCCCCAACCTGGAGCTGCTGCGCAACGTCTGCGCGGCGACGGACCGGCCGGTCGTGGCGTCGGGCGGCGTGTCGTCGCTGGACGACCTGCGCGCCATCGCCGAGCTGGTACCCCTCGGTGTCGAGGGCTCCATCGTCGGGAAGGCCCTGTACGCGAAGGCGTTCACGCTGGAAGAGGCCTTGGAGGCTGTGTCCTGA
- the hisH gene encoding imidazole glycerol phosphate synthase subunit HisH codes for MELSASSKKVVVFDYGFGNVRSAERALARTGADVEITRDFDKAMNADGLLVPGVGAFAACMKGLRDARGDWIIDRRLSGGRPVMGICVGMQILFARGIEHGVETEGLDEWPGSVEPLQADIVPHMGWNTVDAPAGSELFAGLDTDARFYFVHSYAVHDWTLETANPAIKAPLVTWSTHGKPFVAAVENGALWATQFHPEKSGDAGAQLLNNWIGTL; via the coding sequence GTGGAGTTGAGCGCATCCTCGAAGAAGGTCGTGGTCTTCGACTACGGCTTCGGCAACGTGAGGTCGGCCGAGCGTGCTCTCGCGCGCACCGGGGCCGACGTCGAGATAACGCGTGACTTCGACAAGGCGATGAACGCCGACGGGCTGCTGGTGCCGGGCGTCGGCGCCTTCGCCGCCTGCATGAAGGGCCTGCGCGACGCGCGCGGCGACTGGATCATCGACCGTCGGCTGTCCGGCGGGCGCCCGGTCATGGGCATCTGCGTCGGCATGCAGATCCTCTTCGCGCGCGGCATCGAGCACGGCGTGGAGACCGAGGGCCTCGACGAGTGGCCCGGCTCGGTCGAGCCCTTGCAGGCCGACATCGTGCCCCACATGGGCTGGAACACCGTGGACGCGCCGGCCGGCTCCGAGCTGTTCGCGGGCCTGGACACGGACGCCCGCTTCTACTTCGTGCACTCCTACGCCGTCCACGACTGGACCCTGGAGACCGCGAACCCGGCGATCAAGGCCCCCCTGGTCACCTGGTCGACGCACGGCAAGCCCTTCGTGGCCGCCGTGGAGAACGGCGCCCTGTGGGCCACGCAGTTCCACCCCGAGAAGTCCGGCGACGCCGGAGCGCAGCTGCTGAACAACTGGATCGGAACCCTCTGA
- the hisB gene encoding imidazoleglycerol-phosphate dehydratase HisB — protein sequence MSRVGRVERVTKETSVLVEIDLDGSGKVEVATGVGFYDHMLDQLGRHGLFDLTVKTEGDLHIDSHHTIEDTALALGAAFKQALGDKVGIYRFGNCTVPLDESLAQVTVDLSGRPYLVHTEPENMAPMIGEYDTTMTRHILESFVAQAQIALHVHVPYGRNAHHIVECQFKALARALRYASERDPRAAGILPSTKGAL from the coding sequence ATGAGCCGCGTGGGACGCGTGGAGCGAGTCACGAAGGAGACCTCCGTGCTCGTCGAGATCGATCTCGACGGCAGCGGCAAGGTTGAGGTGGCGACCGGGGTCGGCTTCTACGACCACATGCTCGACCAGCTCGGCCGGCACGGTCTGTTCGACCTGACCGTGAAGACCGAGGGCGACCTGCACATCGACTCGCACCACACCATCGAGGACACCGCCCTCGCCCTGGGCGCCGCCTTCAAGCAGGCGCTCGGCGACAAGGTCGGCATCTACCGCTTCGGCAACTGCACGGTCCCGCTGGACGAGTCCCTCGCCCAGGTGACGGTGGACCTGTCCGGGCGCCCGTACCTCGTGCACACCGAGCCCGAGAACATGGCGCCGATGATCGGCGAGTACGACACCACCATGACCCGGCACATCCTGGAGTCCTTCGTCGCCCAGGCGCAGATCGCCCTGCACGTGCACGTGCCGTACGGGCGCAACGCGCACCACATCGTGGAGTGCCAGTTCAAGGCGCTCGCGCGGGCGCTGCGCTACGCGTCCGAGCGGGACCCGCGCGCGGCCGGCATCCTCCCCTCCACGAAGGGCGCGCTGTGA
- a CDS encoding histidinol-phosphate transaminase: protein MSFGIDDLPVRDELRGKSPYGAPQLDVPVRLNTNENPYPLPEPLVERIAERVREAARDLNRYPDRDAVELRTQLAKYLTDTSGHEVGLANVWAANGSNEVIQQLLQTFGGPGRTAIGFEPSYSMHGLIARGTGTGWISGPRNEDFTIDVEAAARAIADARPDVVFVTTPNNPTGNAVPPETVLALYEAAQAAKPSMVVVDEAYVEFSHGDSLLPLIEGRPQLVISRTMSKAFGAAGLRLGYLAAHPAVVDAVQLVRLPYHLSAVTQATALAALEHTDTLLKYVEQLKAERDRLVSELRELGFQVVESDANFVQFGLFDDSHAAWQKILDRGVLVRDNGIPGWLRVSAGTPEENDAFLDAVRELKKELNA from the coding sequence GTGAGCTTCGGAATCGACGATCTCCCCGTACGGGACGAGCTGCGCGGCAAGTCCCCTTATGGCGCGCCCCAGTTGGACGTGCCCGTACGGCTGAACACCAACGAGAACCCCTACCCGCTGCCCGAGCCGCTGGTGGAGCGCATCGCCGAGCGCGTCCGCGAGGCCGCCCGCGACCTCAACCGCTACCCCGACCGGGACGCGGTCGAACTGCGCACCCAGCTCGCCAAGTACCTGACGGACACGTCCGGTCACGAGGTCGGCCTGGCCAACGTCTGGGCCGCCAACGGCTCCAACGAGGTCATCCAGCAGCTGCTCCAGACCTTCGGCGGCCCGGGCAGGACGGCGATCGGCTTCGAGCCGTCGTACTCGATGCACGGCCTGATCGCGCGCGGCACGGGCACGGGCTGGATCTCCGGTCCCCGGAACGAGGACTTCACCATCGACGTCGAGGCGGCCGCGCGAGCGATCGCCGACGCCAGGCCGGACGTCGTCTTCGTCACCACCCCCAACAACCCCACGGGCAACGCGGTCCCGCCCGAGACGGTCCTCGCGCTGTACGAGGCCGCGCAGGCGGCGAAGCCGTCGATGGTCGTGGTCGACGAGGCCTACGTCGAGTTCAGCCACGGCGACTCGCTGCTGCCGCTCATCGAGGGACGGCCCCAGCTGGTCATCTCGCGGACCATGTCGAAGGCCTTCGGCGCGGCGGGTCTGCGCCTCGGCTACCTCGCCGCGCACCCGGCGGTGGTGGACGCCGTACAGCTCGTACGGCTGCCCTACCACCTGTCGGCCGTCACCCAGGCGACCGCCCTGGCCGCCCTGGAGCACACCGACACGCTGCTGAAGTACGTCGAGCAGCTGAAGGCCGAGCGGGACCGGCTGGTGAGCGAGCTGCGTGAGCTCGGTTTCCAGGTCGTGGAGTCCGACGCGAACTTCGTGCAGTTCGGCCTCTTCGACGACTCCCACGCGGCCTGGCAGAAGATCCTCGACCGGGGTGTCCTGGTCCGGGACAACGGCATCCCGGGGTGGCTGCGGGTCTCCGCCGGAACCCCCGAAGAGAACGACGCGTTCCTCGACGCGGTCCGTGAGTTGAAGAAGGAGCTGAACGCATGA
- the hisD gene encoding histidinol dehydrogenase, protein MISRIDLRGDALPEGPALRDLLPRADFDVQAALEKVRPICEAVHHRGDAALIDFAEKFDGVRLESVRVPAQAISEALESLDPAVRAALEESIRRARLVHREQRRSTHTTQVVPGGTVTEKWVPVDRVGLYAPGGRAVYPSSVIMNVVPAQEAGVESLALASPAQAEFGGLPHPTILAACALLGVDEVYAAGGATAVAMFAYGTESCAPANLVTGPGNIWVAAAKRYFTGKIGIDAEAGPTEIAILADDTADPVHVAADLISQAEHDPLAAAVLVTDSVALADAVEKELEPQVGASKHIDERIRPALEGKQSAIVLVDGIAEGLRVVNAYGAEHLEIQTADAGAVAERVRNAGAIFIGPWAPVSLGDYAAGSNHVLPTGGCACHSSGLSVQSFLRGIHIVDYTKDALADVAHHVVTLAEAEDLPAHGAAVKARFGWKVPESK, encoded by the coding sequence GTGATCTCCCGAATCGATCTGCGCGGCGACGCCCTCCCCGAGGGCCCCGCCCTGCGCGACCTGCTGCCCCGAGCCGACTTCGACGTTCAGGCCGCCCTGGAGAAGGTGCGTCCGATCTGCGAGGCCGTGCATCATCGGGGCGACGCGGCGCTGATCGACTTCGCCGAGAAGTTCGACGGGGTCCGGCTGGAGTCCGTACGGGTTCCGGCCCAGGCCATCAGCGAGGCACTGGAGTCCCTCGACCCGGCCGTCCGCGCGGCCCTGGAGGAGTCCATCCGCCGCGCCCGGCTCGTCCACCGCGAGCAGCGCCGCAGCACCCACACGACCCAGGTCGTCCCCGGCGGCACCGTCACCGAGAAGTGGGTCCCGGTCGACCGGGTCGGGCTGTACGCGCCCGGCGGCCGGGCCGTCTACCCGTCCTCCGTGATCATGAACGTGGTCCCGGCCCAGGAGGCCGGCGTCGAGTCCCTCGCCCTCGCCTCCCCGGCGCAGGCCGAGTTCGGCGGCCTGCCGCACCCGACGATCCTCGCCGCCTGCGCGCTGCTAGGCGTCGACGAGGTGTACGCCGCCGGCGGCGCCACCGCCGTCGCGATGTTCGCGTACGGCACCGAGTCCTGCGCGCCCGCCAACCTGGTCACCGGCCCCGGCAACATCTGGGTCGCCGCCGCCAAGCGCTACTTCACCGGCAAGATCGGCATCGACGCCGAGGCGGGCCCGACCGAGATCGCGATCCTCGCGGACGACACCGCCGACCCGGTGCACGTCGCCGCCGACCTGATCAGCCAGGCCGAGCACGACCCGCTCGCGGCGGCCGTGCTGGTCACCGACTCCGTCGCGCTCGCGGACGCGGTCGAGAAGGAGCTGGAGCCGCAGGTCGGGGCCAGCAAGCACATCGACGAGCGGATCCGCCCGGCCCTGGAGGGCAAGCAGTCCGCGATCGTCCTCGTCGACGGCATCGCCGAGGGCCTGCGGGTCGTCAACGCCTACGGCGCCGAGCACCTGGAGATCCAGACCGCCGACGCCGGCGCGGTCGCCGAGCGGGTCCGCAACGCGGGCGCGATCTTCATCGGCCCCTGGGCACCCGTGTCACTCGGCGACTACGCCGCCGGGTCCAACCACGTCCTGCCCACCGGCGGCTGCGCCTGCCACTCCTCCGGGCTCTCCGTCCAGTCCTTCCTGCGCGGCATCCACATCGTCGACTACACGAAGGACGCGCTGGCGGACGTGGCGCACCACGTGGTCACGCTGGCGGAGGCGGAGGACCTGCCCGCGCACGGCGCGGCGGTCAAGGCAAGGTTCGGGTGGAAGGTGCCTGAGAGCAAGTGA
- a CDS encoding oxidoreductase: MVTEGDLPDDLTPAEVGMWQAFRNGSVYDLSSGDAVVDDPHGGHPWGPERTVRARIVCWLLLDGPPALAGRVSSLKLAGVQISGALDLAGGTVVPYVEMKGCRFERDVLLPEARFATLRLVDCSVPRLEAARVHTEGDLHLPRCRFHNGVRLTDAHIGTDLLLNQAIVYRDRSGRSIAADGMSVGQDLQAELLESHGELSLRSAKVGVSLSLRGAKLANPYTRLALNAPQLTVGRSMYLTPAGVGSPLLSGATPAQGTRIQRFTCRGGLRLDDGRFGDAVDFDKARFTLTDDQEVSLRRIQTPELRFLGQAPARGRVVLSGARVVNLMDRTDSWPGPGRLHMGGFGYENLVPRGPFPLEERLAWVSAATAEYNPEPYERLAAVLRAGGEDEDAREVLLAKQRRRRETLPPAAKLWGYAQDWTVAYGYRPGRALVWMAVLWAAGSLAFAHADHPPLKGDEGPHWNATLFALDLLLPVIDLGQVGFWQLRGGWQWLAAAMILLGWILATTVAAGATRLLRRN, from the coding sequence GTGGTGACCGAGGGGGACCTGCCGGACGATCTGACGCCTGCCGAGGTCGGCATGTGGCAGGCCTTCCGCAACGGCAGTGTGTACGACCTGAGCAGCGGCGACGCGGTCGTCGACGATCCGCACGGCGGCCACCCGTGGGGCCCGGAGCGGACCGTGCGGGCCCGCATCGTGTGCTGGCTGCTGCTGGACGGGCCGCCCGCACTGGCCGGCCGGGTGTCGTCGCTGAAGCTGGCCGGCGTGCAGATCAGCGGCGCGCTGGACCTGGCGGGCGGCACCGTGGTGCCGTACGTGGAGATGAAGGGCTGCCGGTTCGAGCGGGACGTCCTGCTGCCGGAGGCCCGCTTCGCCACCCTGCGCCTGGTGGACTGCTCGGTGCCGCGCCTGGAGGCGGCCCGCGTCCACACCGAGGGCGATCTGCATCTGCCGCGCTGCCGGTTCCACAACGGCGTACGGCTGACCGACGCGCACATCGGCACCGATCTGCTGCTCAACCAGGCGATCGTCTACCGGGACCGCAGCGGCCGTTCGATCGCCGCCGACGGCATGAGCGTGGGCCAGGATCTCCAGGCCGAGCTGCTTGAGTCGCACGGCGAGCTGAGCCTGCGCAGCGCCAAGGTCGGTGTCTCGCTGAGCCTGCGCGGCGCGAAGCTGGCCAACCCCTACACGCGGCTCGCGCTCAACGCTCCCCAGCTGACCGTCGGGCGCTCGATGTACCTGACGCCGGCGGGTGTCGGCAGCCCGCTGCTGAGCGGGGCCACCCCGGCGCAGGGCACGCGCATCCAGCGGTTCACCTGCCGGGGCGGGCTGCGCCTGGACGACGGCCGGTTCGGGGACGCGGTCGACTTCGACAAGGCCCGCTTCACCCTCACCGACGACCAGGAGGTGTCGCTGCGCCGCATCCAGACGCCCGAGCTGCGCTTCCTCGGGCAGGCACCGGCGCGCGGGCGGGTGGTGCTGTCGGGGGCGCGGGTGGTGAACCTGATGGACCGCACCGACAGCTGGCCGGGCCCGGGCCGGCTGCACATGGGCGGCTTCGGCTACGAGAACCTGGTGCCGAGGGGCCCGTTCCCGCTGGAGGAGCGGCTGGCGTGGGTGTCCGCGGCGACCGCCGAGTACAACCCGGAGCCGTACGAGCGCCTCGCGGCCGTGCTGCGGGCCGGCGGCGAGGACGAGGACGCGCGCGAGGTACTGCTCGCCAAGCAGCGCCGCCGCCGCGAGACGCTGCCGCCGGCCGCGAAGCTGTGGGGGTACGCGCAGGACTGGACGGTCGCCTACGGCTACCGGCCGGGGCGGGCGCTGGTGTGGATGGCGGTGCTGTGGGCGGCGGGCTCGCTGGCCTTCGCGCACGCCGACCATCCGCCACTCAAGGGCGACGAGGGCCCGCACTGGAACGCCACCCTGTTCGCCCTCGACCTGCTCCTGCCGGTCATCGACCTGGGCCAGGTCGGCTTCTGGCAGCTGCGCGGCGGCTGGCAGTGGCTGGCGGCGGCGATGATCCTGCTGGGCTGGATCCTGGCGACGACGGTGGCGGCCGGGGCGACGAGGCTGCTGAGACGCAACTGA
- a CDS encoding LON peptidase substrate-binding domain-containing protein: MTTVRLPLFPLNSVLFPGLVLPLNVFEERYRAMMRELLKTPEDEPRRFAVVAIRDGHEVAASEPGMPDPTSVPERGPAAGFGADPAKAFHGTGCIADAATIRERADGTFEVLATGTTRVKLLSVDASGPYLVAELEELPEERGEEAGALAEGVLRAFRAYQKRLAGARERSLASGSELPDEPAVVSYLVAAAMMLDTPTKQRLLQAPDTASRLRDELKLLRSETAIIRNLPSLPASDLTRGPTSLN; this comes from the coding sequence GTGACCACCGTCCGGCTCCCGCTCTTCCCCCTGAACTCGGTGCTGTTCCCGGGGTTGGTGCTCCCGTTGAACGTCTTCGAGGAGCGCTATCGCGCCATGATGCGCGAACTTCTGAAGACCCCCGAGGACGAACCGCGCCGCTTCGCCGTCGTCGCCATTCGCGACGGCCACGAGGTGGCGGCGAGTGAGCCCGGCATGCCCGATCCCACGTCGGTGCCCGAACGCGGCCCGGCCGCGGGCTTCGGCGCCGACCCCGCCAAGGCCTTCCACGGCACCGGCTGCATCGCGGACGCGGCGACGATCAGGGAGCGGGCCGACGGCACGTTCGAGGTCCTGGCGACCGGCACGACCCGGGTGAAGCTGCTGTCCGTGGACGCGTCGGGCCCGTATCTCGTCGCGGAACTGGAGGAGCTCCCGGAGGAGCGGGGCGAGGAGGCCGGCGCCCTGGCCGAAGGCGTCCTGAGGGCCTTCCGCGCCTACCAGAAGCGCCTCGCGGGCGCCCGCGAACGCTCCCTCGCCTCCGGCTCCGAACTGCCGGACGAACCGGCGGTCGTCTCCTATCTGGTGGCGGCGGCGATGATGCTCGACACCCCCACCAAACAGCGCCTCCTCCAGGCCCCGGACACCGCGTCCCGGCTGCGCGACGAGCTGAAACTCCTTCGCTCGGAGACGGCGATCATCCGTAATCTGCCGTCGTTGCCGGCGTCGGACCTGACGCGCGGCCCGACGAGTCTGAACTGA
- the ybaK gene encoding Cys-tRNA(Pro) deacylase — protein MAKKSKKQAQQTGGTPATVALTAAGAEYTVHAYDHDPSHPSYGEEAAEAMGVSPERVFKTLVADVDGTLTVAVVPVAGQLDLKALAAAVNGKRAAMADPTLAERTTGYVRGGISPLGQRKKLPTVLDASASAHPTICVSAGRRGLEVELAPEDLAKLTDAVLAPIGRA, from the coding sequence ATGGCGAAGAAGTCCAAGAAGCAGGCACAGCAGACAGGCGGCACCCCCGCGACGGTGGCCCTGACGGCGGCAGGAGCGGAGTACACGGTCCACGCCTACGACCACGACCCCAGCCACCCCTCCTACGGCGAGGAGGCGGCCGAGGCGATGGGCGTGTCCCCCGAGCGGGTCTTCAAGACCCTCGTCGCGGACGTGGACGGCACCCTCACGGTGGCGGTGGTCCCGGTGGCGGGCCAGCTGGACCTGAAGGCCCTGGCGGCGGCGGTGAACGGCAAGCGGGCGGCGATGGCCGACCCGACCCTCGCCGAGCGCACGACAGGCTACGTGCGAGGCGGCATCTCCCCCCTGGGCCAGCGCAAGAAGCTCCCCACGGTCCTGGACGCCTCCGCCTCCGCCCATCCCACCATCTGTGTCTCGGCGGGCCGCAGAGGCCTGGAGGTCGAACTCGCCCCCGAGGACCTGGCGAAGCTCACGGACGCGGTCCTGGCCCCCATCGGCCGCGCCTGA
- a CDS encoding AAA family ATPase yields the protein MTAPLTPPPPSDPSPHQAWQAPPPYGAGGPGSLYEQDGPGMKTELREAAVITVAVALGGLLLGVLWWWLAPHVPLVGDVVEKRWIVYVKDTEGEQAVGVDGTFALLGLAFGVVSAVVVFLLRRRGGVPLVVALGVGGLLGSLLAWRVGVWLGPAQDVLAHAKSVGKGVTFSAPLKLGAKGALLAWSLGALLVHLGLTGLFGPRDPELPAYGAGPYGAKPSA from the coding sequence GTGACCGCACCGCTGACTCCTCCGCCGCCGAGCGACCCCTCCCCGCACCAGGCCTGGCAGGCACCGCCGCCCTACGGTGCCGGTGGGCCCGGAAGCCTGTACGAACAGGACGGCCCCGGAATGAAGACCGAACTGCGGGAAGCCGCCGTGATCACGGTGGCGGTGGCGCTCGGTGGGCTGCTGCTGGGTGTGCTGTGGTGGTGGCTGGCGCCGCACGTGCCGCTGGTCGGGGACGTCGTCGAGAAGCGCTGGATCGTCTACGTCAAGGACACCGAGGGGGAGCAGGCGGTCGGCGTCGACGGCACGTTCGCGCTGCTCGGGCTGGCGTTCGGGGTCGTGAGCGCGGTCGTCGTGTTCCTGCTGCGGCGGCGTGGGGGTGTGCCGTTGGTGGTGGCGCTCGGGGTCGGGGGGCTGCTCGGGTCGCTGCTGGCGTGGCGGGTCGGGGTGTGGCTCGGGCCCGCGCAGGATGTGCTGGCCCATGCGAAGTCCGTGGGCAAGGGGGTGACGTTCTCGGCGCCGCTGAAGCTCGGGGCGAAGGGGGCGTTGCTGGCGTGGTCGTTGGGGGCGCTGTTGGTGCACCTGGGGCTCACGGGGTTGTTCGGGCCGCGGGATCCCGAGTTGCCGGCGTATGGGGCGGGGCCTTACGGGGCGAAGCCCTCGGCGTAA
- a CDS encoding ABC transporter permease — protein sequence MSVVPAEVLPGGALAVEETDREAAELGPRARLWPALVAVYRAQLSRARVARIPLLFVATFQSVGIMVLMRGVVDGGAEAQAVVAGSAVLVVAFVALNLLAQYFGQLRASGGLDHYATLPVPPAAVVLGAAGAYASFTVPGTVVTAVFGCVLFGLPMAHLWVLVAVIPLAGAALAGLGAAFGLLAPRPELATVLGQLGMSAALLLGVLPADRMPEGVRFLRDLLPSTYGVEAFARTFGPHPDWAFVLGDLAVCGAVGVVSLGVATWAYRRAAVR from the coding sequence GTGAGTGTCGTACCCGCCGAGGTGCTGCCGGGCGGCGCCCTGGCCGTCGAGGAGACGGACCGGGAGGCGGCCGAGCTCGGGCCGCGTGCGCGGCTGTGGCCGGCGCTCGTGGCCGTGTACCGGGCCCAGTTGTCCCGGGCCCGAGTCGCGCGCATCCCGCTGCTGTTCGTGGCGACCTTCCAGTCCGTCGGGATCATGGTCCTGATGCGCGGGGTCGTGGACGGCGGGGCCGAGGCGCAGGCCGTCGTCGCGGGCTCCGCGGTGCTCGTCGTGGCGTTCGTCGCGCTCAACCTGCTCGCCCAGTACTTCGGGCAGCTGCGGGCGAGCGGCGGCCTTGACCACTACGCGACGCTGCCGGTGCCGCCCGCCGCGGTGGTGCTGGGCGCGGCGGGGGCGTACGCCTCCTTCACCGTCCCCGGGACCGTCGTGACCGCGGTGTTCGGGTGCGTGCTGTTCGGGCTGCCGATGGCGCATCTGTGGGTGCTCGTCGCCGTGATCCCGCTCGCCGGGGCCGCGCTCGCCGGGCTCGGGGCGGCCTTCGGGCTGCTCGCGCCGCGGCCGGAACTGGCGACCGTCCTGGGTCAGTTGGGCATGTCCGCGGCGCTGCTGCTGGGCGTCCTGCCGGCCGACCGGATGCCGGAGGGGGTGCGGTTCCTGCGGGACCTGCTGCCCTCGACGTACGGCGTCGAAGCCTTCGCGCGGACCTTCGGGCCGCATCCCGACTGGGCGTTCGTCCTCGGTGACCTGGCCGTCTGCGGAGCGGTCGGGGTCGTCTCCCTCGGCGTCGCCACCTGGGCCTACCGTCGAGCGGCCGTCCGGTGA